One Solanum lycopersicum chromosome 2, SLM_r2.1 genomic region harbors:
- the LOC138342076 gene encoding uncharacterized protein yields the protein MRNHSDRISDQQVVEKILISVKEKYEYIVAITEETKDLSKLSIKELVGSFRAHEKRRFFREDQPKETAFHNEWYVDSGCSNHMTGDEKVFLSINNSITTTLVDAKGKGTISINMKGCGKQIHDVLYVPDLEENLLSVSQVMKNGYSLVFRDNYCKIYD from the exons atgagaaatcatagtGATAGAATTTCTGACCAACAAGTTGTGGAAAAGATTCTAATTAGTGTCAAAGAAAAGTATGAGTACATCGTTGCTATCACTGAGGAGACGAAAGATCTTTCTAAGCTTTCCATCAAAGAGCTAGTTGGATCATTTCGTGCACACGAGAAGCGAAGATTTTTTCGTGAAGATCAACCCAAAGAGACGGCTTTCCa CAATGAATGGTATGTTGATAGTGGTTGTAGTAATCACATGACTGGAGATGAAAAGGTTTTCCTCTCAATTAATAATAGCATCACTACAACCTTAGTTGATGCGAAAGGTAAAGGTACTATTTCGATCAACATGAAAGGATGCGGTAAgcaaattcatgatgttctttatgttcctGACTTGGAAGAAAATTTGCTTAGTGTTAGTCAAGTCATGAAAAATGGTTATTCTCTTGTatttagagataattattgcaagatttatgattaa